From the Brassica napus cultivar Da-Ae chromosome A8, Da-Ae, whole genome shotgun sequence genome, one window contains:
- the LOC106362221 gene encoding transcription factor RF2b, with protein sequence MDKPDPPPNPNADPVPSSFHRRTRSDDMSMFMFTDPLSSAAAPPSSDDLPSDDDLFSSFIDVDSLSSNPNPPISFPDPSSAAVPPPNSSSRPRHRHSNSVDAGCAMYAGDEIMDAKKAMPPEKLSELWSIDPKRAKRILANRQSAARSKERKARYIQELERRVQSLQTEATTLSAQLTLFQRDTNGLANENTELKMRLQAMEQQAHLRNALNEALRKEVERMKMETGEISGNSDSFDMGMQQVQYSPSTFMAIPPYHHGSINNGQDMQQMRGFNQMSNSQSVSEFLQNGRLQGLEISSNNSSSLVKSEGPSLSGSESSSAY encoded by the exons ATGGACAAACCGGATCCTCCACCGAATCCAAATGCGGATCCCGTTCCCTCCTCCTTCCACCGCCGAACTCGCTCCGACGACATGTCAATGTTCATGTTCACGGATCCGCTCTCCTCCGCCGCAGCTCCGCCTTCTTCCGACGACCTTCCCTCCGACGACGatctcttctcctccttcatCGACGTCGACAGCCTCTCCTCGAATCCGAACCCCCCGATCTCGTTCCCAGATCCCTCCTCCGCCGCAGTTCCTCCGCCGAACTCCTCGTCTCGTCCTCGCCACCGTCACAGCAACTCCGTCGACGCGGGATGCGCGATGTACGCGGGGGATGAGATCATGGACGCGAAGAAAGCCATGCCTCCCGAGAAGCTCTCCGAGCTCTGGAGCATCGATCCCAAACGCGCCAAAAG GATCTTGGCGAATCGACAATCTGCAGCGCGTTCGAAGGAGAGGAAAGCGCGTTACATTCAGGAGCTTGAGCGTAGAGTTCAATCGCTTCAAACGGAAGCTACTACTCTCTCTGCTCAGCTCACTCTCTTCCAG AGAGATACAAACGGACTAGCCAACGAGAACACGGAGCTGAAAATGAGATTACAAGCAATGGAGCAACAAGCTCACCTTCGTAATG CTTTAAACGAAGCATTGAGGAAAGAAGTGGAGAGGATGAAGATGGAAACGGGAGAGATCTCTGGTAATTCAGATTCTTTCGATATGGGGATGCAGCAGGTTCAGTATTCTCCTTCCACTTTCATGGCGATTCCACCGTATCATCATGGCTCAATCAACAACGGACAAGACATGCAGCAGATGCGAGGATTCAATCAAATGTCGAATTCTCAGAGCGTGTCGGAGTTTCTGCAGAACGGGAGATTGCAAGGGCTAGAGATAAGTAGCAATAATAGCTCAAGCTTGGTTAAATCTGAAGGACCTTCGCTCTCTGGTAGTGAGAGTAGCTCTGCTTATTGA
- the LOC106362218 gene encoding uncharacterized oxidoreductase At1g06690, chloroplastic, whose protein sequence is MAVATHFSFPVNYVLSEASRSRGRLDRKLVRAVASGDSIAPAISEETKVKLGGSDLKVTKLGIGVWSWGDNSYWNDFQWDDRKLKAAKGAFDVSLDSGIDFFDTAEVYGSKFSLGAISSETLLGRFIRERKERYPGTEVSVATKYAALPWRLGRESVISALKDSLARLELSSVDLYQLHWPGLWGNEGYLDGLGDAVEQGLVKAVGVSNYSEKRLRDAYERLKKRGIPLASNQVNYSLIYRAPEQTGVKAACDELGVSLIAYSPIAQGALTGKYTPENPPTGPRGRIYTREFLTKLQPLLNRIKQIGENYTKTPTQVALNWLVAQGNVIPIPGAKNAEQAKEFAGAIGWSLTDDEVAELRSLASEINPVVGFPVEYL, encoded by the exons ATGGCCGTGGCTACGCATTTCAGCTTCCCTGTCAACTATGTTCTCTCGGAAGCCTCTCGGAGCAGAGGAAGGTTAGATCGGAAGCTGGTGAGAGCAGTAGCCTCCGGGGATTCCATAGCTCCGGCGATTTCGGAAGAGACTAAAGTGAAACTGGGTGGGTCGGATCTAAAGGTGACGAAGCTTGGAATCGGAGTGTGGTCGTGGGGTGATAACAGTTACTGGAATGATTTCCAGTGGGATG ACAGGAAATTGAAGGCTGCCAAGGGTGCTTTCGATGTCAGTCTTGACAGTGGTATAGATTTTTTCGATACAGCTGAAGTTTACGGTTCCAAG TTTTCCCTGGGTGCTATAAGCTCGGAGACTCTTCTAGGAAG GTTCATTAGGGAGAGAAAGGAGAGGTATCCTGGAACTGAGGTTTCTGTTGCAACAAAGTATGCTGCTTTGCCTTGGCGTTTGGGTCGTGAAAGTGTTATCTCTGCCCTTAAAGACTCCCTTGCCAGGCTTGAGCTTTCTTCTGTGGATCTCTATCAACTCCATTG GCCGGGATTATGGGGAAATGAAG GATATTTGGATGGTCTTGGGGATGCTGTTGAACAAGGACTTGTGAAGGCTGTTGGTGTTTCTAACTACAGTG AGAAGCGGCTACGTGATGCTTATGAGAGACTGAAAAAGAGAGGAATCCCTCTGGCCTCAAATCAAGTCAACTACAGTTTGATATACAGAGCTCCAGAGCAGACTGGTGTAAAGGCTGCCTGTGATGAGCTTGGAGTCTCTTTGATTGCATATTCCCCCATTGCTCAAG GTGCTCTAACTGGTAAATACACCCCAGAGAACCCACCTACAGGTCCTCGTGGTCGCATCTATACTCGTGAATTTTTAACAAAG CTTCAACCCCTACTGAATAGAATCAAACAAATAGGCGAAAACTACACCAAAACTCCCACACAG GTAGCATTGAACTGGTTGGTGGCACAAGGGAACGTGATACCCATCCCAGGAGCCAAGAATGCGGAACAAGCCAAAGAGTTTGCAGGAGCGATAGGTTGGAGTCTGACAGACGATGAAGTGGCTGAGCTACGGTCCTTGGCCTCTGAGATTAACCCCGTCGTTGGTTTCCCTGTTGAGTATCTCTGA
- the LOC106362222 gene encoding oxygen-evolving enhancer protein 2, chloroplastic, giving the protein MAYNACFLHQSALASSSVARSSPSSSSQRYVSLSKLVCKAQQTQEDDTSTVSRRLALTLLVGAAAVGSKVSPAEAAYGEAANVFGKPKTNTDFTAYSGDGFQVQVPAKWNPSREVEYPGQVLRYEDNFDATSNLNVMVTPTDKKSITDYGSPEEFLSQVNYLLGKQAYFGETASEGGFDNNAVATANILETNIQDVGGKPYYYLSVLTRTADGDEGGKHQLITATVNGGKLYICKAQAGDKRWFKGANKFVEKAATSFSVA; this is encoded by the exons atggcGTACAACGCGTGTTTCCTACATCAGAGCGCACTAGCCTCCTCCTCCGTCGCAAGATCATCACCTTCCTCCTCATCCCAGCGCTACGTGTCACTCTCTAAACTAGTGTGCAAAGCGCAACAAACTCAAGAAGACGATACCTCCACCGTCTCTCGCCGTCTCGCTCTCACACTCCTCGTCGGCGCCGCTGCAGTTGGTTCCAAAGTGTCTCCCGCCGAGGCAGCCTACGGTGAAGCTG CAAATGTGTTTGGGAAGCCAAAGACAAACACAGACTTCACTGCATACAGTGGAGATGGATTCCAAGTGCAGGTGCCAGCTAAGTGGAACCCAAGCAGAGAGGTAGAGTATCCAGGACAAGTCCTTAGGTACGAAGACAACTTTGACGCTACTAGCAATCTCAATGTCATGGTCACTCCTACCGACAAGAAGTCCATCACTGATTACGGTTCTCCTGAAGAGTTCCTCTCTCAG GTCAACTATCTTCTAGGTAAACAAGCTTACTTCGGTGAGACTGCCTCTGAG GGAGGCTTTGACAACAATGCAGTGGCAACAGCAAACATTCTGGAGACAAACATTCAGGACGTTGGTGGGAAACCATACTATTACTTGTCGGTGTTGACAAGAACAGCCGATGGAGATGAAGGTGGTAAGCATCAGCTGATCACAGCCACCGTGAATGGAGGGAAGCTTTATATCTGCAAAGCACAAGCTGGAGACAAGAGGTGGTTCAAGGGAGCCAATAAATTTGTGGAGAAAGCAGCCACTTCTTTCAGTGTTGCTTGA
- the LOC106359389 gene encoding protein JASON, with the protein MKPNLSLLCRSALRFIDVSACRVMACFLNCFRGRDDRSISHSSLADSKRGGQESQNHLSALFRSEESEASSPCLGKERFDLDSIHIDKGLRDEARFLKACGTIPATPVEIRKASQKPTSPQHSGASYFHSWISSSSALGFHLDESPTPLKACEELGRPSLTSDQTPSSCVIDDGDTARVSSASGDADEVESIGTAFKGDLDRSGRPMLTAGKTKSVRFECDLDQSQSSNSSENSSSRKPEMGGKTTVSSPNPTPLKLSDEMQTPGTVYPANMESARKGRPRIRSQFVHSVSNLMEDASLYNVHDDSYGSLEQEQIEGETPTSATSDERLSKFEASSSPSLYPINEDGGEDFGVLIDITPGVNAMTPGDRPIIGLVAAHWNENEQTEVSPKWWDGNGIPNSTTKYKEDQKVSWHATPFEVRLEKALSEEGGLSLFPRRNLEVMEEDEEDSDIPQLQHSVQPNSVVSF; encoded by the exons ATGAAGCCGAACCTAAGTCTATTGTGCAGATCGGCGCTCAGATTCATCGACGTATCCGCTTGCAGAGTCATGGCTTGTTTCCTCAACTGCTTCCGCGGAAGAGACGATCGATCTATCTCTCACTCTTCACTCGCCGATTCCAAG AGAGGAGGTCAGGAATCGCAGAATCATTTATCTGCTTTGTTTCGATCTGAAG AGAGTGAAGCTTCTTCGCCTTGCCTTGGCAAAGAAAGATTTGATTTGGATTCTATTCATATTGACAAAGGCCTAAGGGATGAG GCGCGATTTCTTAAAGCTTGTGGCACTATACCTGCGACGCCTGTTGAAATCAGGAAAGCGTCCCAAAAACCGACTAGTCCTCAACATTCTGGAGCTTCCTATTTCCATTCATGGATCTCCAGTAGCTCTGCACTAGGTTTTCATTTGGATGAATCACCAACTCCCTTGAAAGCTTGTGAAGAGTTGGGAAGGCCATCACTTACTTCAGATCAAACACCAAGCAG TTGTGTAATCGATGACGGGGACACTGCGAGGGTCTCATCTGCTTCTGGTGATGCTGATGAAGTGGAAAGCATAGGCACTGCGTTCAAGGGTGATTTAGATAGATCTGGCAGGCCAATGCTCACTGCTGGAAAGACGAAGTCGGTGCGGTTTGAATGTGATCTTGATCAATCTCAGTCTTCTAACTCTTCTGAGAATAGCAGTTCAAGAAAACCAGAGATGGGTGGCAAAACTACAGTGAGCTCGCCTAATCCAACCCCATTGAAGCTATCTGATGAGATGCAAACTCCCGGAACCGTATATCCAGCAAACATGGAGTCAGCAAGAAAGGGAAGGCCTAGAATCAGGTCGCAGTTTGTGCATTCGGTGTCTAATCTAATGGAAGACGCATCCTTATATAATGTCCATGATGATTCATATGGGAGCCTAGAACAAGAGCAGATAGAGGGTGAAACTCCCACTTCAGCAACTTCAGATGAGAGACTATCCAAGTTTGAGGCAAGCTCTTCTCCTTCGCTATACCCAATCAATGAAGACGGTGGAGAAGACTTTGGTGTTTTAATCGATATAACACCTGGAGTCAATGCCATGACTCCAGGTGACAGGCCTATCATTGGATTGGTTGCTGCTCACTGGAATGAGAATGAGCAAACTGAGGTTTCACCCAAATGGTGGGATGGGAATGGGATTCCAAATTCCACAACCAAATACAAGGAG GATCAGAAAGTGAGTTGGCATGCAACACCATTTGAGGTGAGACTGGAGAAGGCACTCTCGGAAGAAGGAGGTCTGAGTCTATTCCCTCGAAG GAACCTTGAAGTGATggaggaggatgaagaagacTCGGACATCCCGCAGCTGCAGCATTCGGTCCAACCAAACTCAGTAGTTTCGTTCTGA